A genomic region of Bernardetia sp. ABR2-2B contains the following coding sequences:
- a CDS encoding tetratricopeptide repeat protein, which yields MNIFITVVGVILFLIITILFIGFLNQIGRALIGGLFTTENIELYFGSCPNDNDDSFKMKIGRFRLFFSKNYSWFQGSSRFLDTLFLSIQKKIINIAGTFLSLLLAVAIYYVTMKFDVYDFVRAASVIFIVCTIFNLIIPFVSTSDFIEEPIGTTLDNYMYDRNGNHSDIDIELTNLLQEGVKSFSNQEYEKAISPLKELRSHTNKILLTNDLLFQSYLMTKQYIEAEKFVDYLEKKISLDSNRYCQFALAKAHTQQYEKSLYYYEKSLELDKKNAITLNNRGYTYNLLEEYEKAILDFNEAIRLDSASAYSYNNRGLAKIKLGQTEEGLKDIQVSMELDNQNSYAYRNLGIYHFEKKQYKIALSYFEKSYELDKETHLIEEHIKETKDILKKLD from the coding sequence ATGAATATCTTTATTACAGTTGTTGGAGTTATTTTATTTCTAATTATTACCATTCTTTTTATTGGTTTTTTAAATCAAATAGGAAGAGCATTAATAGGGGGTTTGTTTACAACTGAAAATATTGAGCTTTATTTTGGCTCATGTCCAAATGATAATGATGATAGTTTTAAAATGAAGATAGGACGGTTTAGGTTATTTTTCTCAAAAAATTATTCTTGGTTTCAAGGTTCTTCTAGGTTTTTGGATACTCTTTTTCTATCCATTCAAAAAAAGATTATTAATATAGCAGGTACTTTTCTATCTCTCTTGTTAGCAGTAGCAATTTACTATGTTACTATGAAATTTGATGTGTATGATTTTGTAAGAGCAGCAAGTGTGATATTTATTGTTTGCACTATTTTTAATTTAATCATACCCTTTGTATCAACAAGTGATTTTATAGAAGAGCCTATCGGAACAACATTGGATAATTATATGTATGATAGAAATGGAAATCATAGTGATATAGATATAGAATTAACCAACCTTTTACAAGAAGGAGTAAAATCTTTTAGTAATCAAGAGTACGAGAAAGCAATTTCCCCTTTAAAAGAGTTGAGAAGTCATACCAATAAAATTTTACTTACTAATGACCTTTTATTTCAGTCTTATTTAATGACCAAACAATATATAGAGGCAGAAAAGTTTGTAGATTATTTAGAAAAGAAAATTAGTTTAGATTCTAATAGATATTGTCAGTTTGCTTTAGCAAAAGCTCATACCCAACAGTATGAAAAAAGTTTATATTATTACGAGAAATCATTAGAATTAGATAAAAAAAATGCGATTACACTTAATAACAGAGGATATACTTATAATCTATTAGAAGAATATGAAAAAGCTATTTTAGATTTTAATGAAGCAATTCGATTAGATTCTGCATCTGCTTATTCTTATAACAACAGAGGGTTAGCCAAAATAAAACTAGGGCAAACAGAAGAAGGTTTAAAAGATATTCAAGTTTCTATGGAACTTGATAATCAAAATTCGTATGCTTACCGTAATCTAGGAATTTATCATTTTGAAAAAAAGCAATACAAAATTGCTTTAAGCTACTTTGAAAAATCTTATGAGTTAGATAAAGAGACTCATTTGATAGAAGAACATATTAAGGAAACAAAAGACATACTCAAAAAATTAGATTAA
- the aroC gene encoding chorismate synthase, producing the protein MNTFGHIFRITTFGESHGKGIGVTIDGCPAGLEIDLDFLASEMKRRKPGQSKITTPRKEKDDLQILSGVFEGKTTGTPLAIFIPNQDQKSKDYSHIADKFRPSHADYTYQKKYGNRDYRGGGRSSARETAARVAAGAVAKLFLKSKGISIQGYVSQVGDIELTKNYAELDFDAYNKKGENIIRCPDKETANKMIDLIEKIKNEGDTIGGVVSCVIENTPVGLGEPVFDKLHAELGKAMLSINAVKGFEYGSGFEGVKLKGSEHNDEFYTDENGKVRTKTNHSGGIQGGISNGEAINFKVAFKPVATLMQDQESVDAEGKAVTVSGKGRHDPCVVPRAVPIVEAMAALVIADFYLRNEVNK; encoded by the coding sequence TTGAATACATTCGGACATATTTTTAGAATTACTACTTTTGGAGAATCTCACGGTAAAGGAATTGGTGTTACCATAGACGGCTGCCCTGCTGGTTTAGAGATAGATTTGGATTTCTTGGCAAGTGAAATGAAACGCCGAAAACCAGGGCAATCCAAAATAACAACTCCTCGCAAAGAAAAAGATGACCTACAAATCTTATCTGGAGTTTTTGAAGGAAAAACAACAGGAACACCTTTAGCTATTTTCATTCCTAATCAAGACCAAAAAAGCAAGGATTATTCACATATTGCTGACAAATTCCGTCCTTCACACGCAGATTATACCTACCAAAAAAAATACGGAAATAGAGATTATAGAGGTGGAGGCAGAAGTTCGGCAAGAGAGACGGCAGCACGAGTGGCAGCAGGAGCAGTGGCAAAACTTTTCTTAAAATCTAAAGGAATTTCTATTCAAGGATATGTTTCTCAAGTGGGAGATATTGAGCTAACTAAAAACTATGCAGAATTAGATTTTGATGCCTATAATAAAAAAGGAGAAAATATCATTCGTTGCCCAGATAAAGAAACGGCAAATAAAATGATTGACTTGATAGAAAAAATCAAAAATGAAGGCGATACAATCGGTGGAGTTGTTTCTTGTGTGATAGAAAATACGCCTGTCGGTTTGGGAGAACCTGTTTTTGATAAACTACACGCTGAATTGGGAAAAGCAATGCTAAGTATAAATGCTGTAAAAGGCTTTGAATACGGAAGTGGTTTTGAAGGTGTAAAACTAAAAGGTTCAGAGCATAATGACGAATTTTATACAGACGAAAACGGTAAAGTTCGTACAAAGACCAATCATTCGGGAGGAATACAAGGAGGAATCAGCAATGGAGAAGCAATTAATTTTAAAGTTGCTTTCAAGCCTGTCGCTACGCTGATGCAAGACCAAGAAAGTGTTGATGCAGAAGGAAAAGCAGTTACTGTTTCGGGAAAAGGAAGACACGACCCTTGCGTTGTCCCTAGAGCTGTTCCGATTGTAGAAGCGATGGCTGCCCTTGTGATTGCTGATTTTTATTTGAGAAATGAGGTTAATAAGTAG
- the thrS gene encoding threonine--tRNA ligase, translated as MSQINVTLPDGSIRNYPQGTNAFEVARSISEGLARNVLAAEVNGEVWDSTRELPENTALKLLTWNDDDGKMAFWHSSAHLLAEALEALYEDVKFAIGPPIENGFYYDVDFGEKTFSSDDLPKIEKKMKELAKQKNEFVRKEISKADAISYFTEKNDPYKLEMIEALEDGKITFYTQGNFTDLCRGPHIPHTGTVKAVKLLSVAGAYWRGDENRQQLTRIYGITFPKEKELKEYLEQVEEAKKRDHRKLGKELELFTFSERVGLGLPLWLPKGTMLRERLEQFLRKEQVKRGYEPVVTPHIGHKNLYITSGHYEKYGEDAFQPIKTPSEDEEFFLKPMNCPHHCEIYKTKPRSYRDLPLRLAEFGTVYRYEQSGELHGLTRVRGFTQDDAHLFCTPEQVKDEFKSVIDLVLYVFKVFGFTEYSAQVSLRDPENKTKYVGDDANWDLAEQQIKEAAEEKGLPTVIEYGEAAFYGPKLDFMVRDAIGRKWQLGTIQVDYNLPERFELEYTGSDNKPHRPVMIHRAPFGSMERFVAILIESTAGNFPLWLSPDQLVVLPISERFNDYAKNIVQKLRESDIRGSVDERNEKIGRKIRDAEVAKTPYMLLVGEKEVESNTISIRKKGEGDLGTMTVEEFTNHFISAVDAELAE; from the coding sequence ATGAGCCAAATTAATGTAACTCTTCCAGACGGAAGTATCCGAAATTATCCACAAGGCACAAATGCCTTTGAGGTAGCACGTAGTATTAGTGAAGGACTAGCAAGAAATGTACTTGCAGCCGAAGTAAATGGAGAAGTATGGGATTCTACCAGAGAATTACCAGAAAATACAGCCTTAAAACTTCTTACATGGAACGATGACGACGGAAAAATGGCTTTTTGGCATTCTTCTGCCCACCTTTTAGCCGAAGCCTTAGAAGCACTTTACGAAGATGTAAAATTTGCTATTGGCCCTCCTATCGAAAACGGTTTTTACTATGATGTAGATTTTGGAGAAAAAACATTTTCTTCTGACGATTTGCCAAAAATCGAAAAGAAAATGAAAGAACTTGCCAAGCAGAAAAACGAATTTGTAAGAAAAGAGATTTCGAAAGCTGATGCAATTTCTTATTTCACAGAAAAAAATGACCCTTACAAATTAGAAATGATTGAAGCCTTAGAAGATGGCAAAATCACTTTTTATACACAGGGAAATTTTACAGATTTGTGTCGTGGACCTCACATTCCACATACAGGAACTGTAAAAGCAGTAAAATTATTAAGTGTTGCAGGTGCATATTGGCGTGGCGATGAAAACCGTCAGCAACTCACACGTATTTATGGAATTACATTTCCAAAAGAGAAAGAATTAAAAGAATATTTAGAGCAAGTAGAGGAAGCCAAAAAACGAGACCACCGTAAATTAGGAAAAGAACTAGAATTATTTACTTTTTCCGAACGTGTTGGTTTGGGTCTTCCTTTGTGGTTGCCAAAAGGCACAATGCTTAGAGAGCGTTTAGAGCAGTTTTTGAGAAAAGAACAAGTAAAACGTGGTTACGAACCAGTAGTTACGCCTCATATCGGACACAAAAACCTTTATATTACTTCTGGACACTACGAAAAATATGGCGAAGATGCTTTTCAGCCTATCAAAACACCATCAGAAGATGAGGAATTTTTTTTGAAACCAATGAACTGTCCTCATCACTGTGAGATTTATAAGACAAAACCACGTTCGTATCGTGATTTGCCTTTGCGTTTGGCAGAGTTCGGAACAGTGTATCGTTATGAGCAGAGTGGAGAGTTGCACGGACTTACTCGTGTACGTGGGTTTACGCAAGATGACGCTCACCTTTTCTGTACGCCAGAGCAGGTAAAAGACGAATTTAAAAGTGTTATTGATTTGGTGCTTTATGTTTTTAAAGTATTTGGTTTTACTGAATATTCAGCGCAGGTTTCGCTTCGTGACCCAGAAAATAAAACAAAATATGTAGGCGATGATGCAAACTGGGATTTGGCAGAACAGCAAATCAAAGAAGCAGCCGAAGAAAAAGGTTTGCCTACGGTTATTGAGTATGGAGAAGCTGCATTTTATGGACCTAAATTAGATTTTATGGTACGTGATGCGATTGGTAGAAAATGGCAGTTAGGAACAATTCAAGTAGATTATAATCTTCCAGAGCGTTTTGAGTTGGAATATACAGGTTCTGATAATAAGCCACACCGTCCAGTAATGATTCACCGTGCGCCGTTTGGTTCGATGGAACGCTTTGTAGCTATTTTGATTGAAAGTACAGCAGGAAATTTCCCCCTTTGGCTTTCTCCTGACCAGCTTGTTGTCTTACCAATTTCGGAGCGTTTCAATGATTATGCAAAAAATATTGTACAGAAATTGCGTGAAAGTGATATTCGTGGTAGTGTAGATGAGCGCAATGAAAAAATTGGTCGTAAGATTCGTGATGCAGAAGTTGCCAAAACTCCTTATATGCTTTTGGTTGGCGAAAAAGAAGTAGAATCAAATACTATTTCTATTCGTAAAAAAGGCGAAGGCGATTTGGGTACGATGACTGTTGAAGAATTTACAAATCACTTTATTAGTGCCGTTGATGCTGAATTAGCTGAATAA
- a CDS encoding DUF4173 domain-containing protein, with protein sequence MKLKAFKSLIILLLLVIFNALFWNEMLGLNLFIFSNLLIGTFLFFHKQSFKSKYVKIAIGCSFITGIAVLIHNSIISKIAHIISFWLMLGFFQQKSLRLLSSAFWSSLVALISVHLSFLEQISFIKTPATLSKSSTRKLRLLVIPLAVFILFFVIFKIANPVFNKLTNNLGNKIFDVLSSLFIDFSFVKVLFLLLGAVIILVSLVKRETTLIVALWESMKTDILRRESSRERRVTEMELLETQKETTFKTMDLKQEYQIGILLIAMVNALLLVVNGIDINFLWLNFDVDEAGNLAELVHEGTYMLIISIFLSMGILMYFFRKNLNFYIKNDLLKKLAYVWIFQNAILVISVVIRTYYYIIEHGLAYKRIGVLLFLALTTYGLFSLFVKIKEHKSSFYLWRVNSWATYAMLVFMACVNWDMLIVKYNIEKCKTAEGKAKIDVGFMVSRSDQTLPILLENRQYIEDDMKRLYSRNKPHLDWRIEDYLEEQKKYSWVSWNYADASTVSLLEEE encoded by the coding sequence ATGAAATTGAAAGCTTTTAAAAGTCTTATAATACTTCTGCTTTTAGTAATTTTCAATGCCCTTTTTTGGAATGAAATGTTGGGCTTAAATCTATTCATATTTTCGAATTTATTGATAGGGACTTTCTTATTCTTCCATAAACAGAGTTTTAAATCTAAATATGTTAAGATAGCCATTGGTTGCTCCTTTATTACAGGAATTGCTGTACTTATTCATAACTCCATAATCAGTAAAATTGCTCACATTATATCTTTTTGGCTGATGTTAGGCTTTTTTCAACAAAAAAGTCTTCGTTTACTTTCTTCAGCTTTTTGGAGTAGTTTGGTAGCACTGATTTCTGTACACCTTTCCTTTTTAGAGCAAATTAGTTTTATCAAAACTCCTGCTACTCTTTCAAAATCTTCTACTCGCAAACTTCGTCTTCTAGTTATTCCTTTAGCTGTTTTTATTTTATTTTTTGTGATTTTCAAGATAGCTAATCCAGTTTTTAATAAATTGACAAATAATCTTGGGAATAAAATCTTTGATGTTCTGAGTAGTCTTTTTATTGATTTTTCATTTGTAAAAGTTCTATTTCTACTCCTTGGAGCTGTTATAATTTTGGTAAGTCTTGTAAAACGTGAAACTACTCTTATCGTTGCGCTATGGGAAAGTATGAAAACAGATATACTAAGAAGAGAATCAAGTAGAGAAAGACGAGTAACAGAAATGGAACTACTGGAAACGCAAAAAGAAACTACTTTCAAAACGATGGATTTGAAACAAGAATATCAAATCGGAATACTATTGATTGCAATGGTTAATGCTTTACTTTTAGTTGTAAATGGTATCGATATTAATTTTTTGTGGCTAAACTTTGACGTTGATGAAGCTGGAAATCTAGCAGAATTAGTTCATGAGGGAACGTATATGTTGATAATCAGCATTTTCCTTTCTATGGGAATTTTGATGTATTTTTTTCGCAAAAACCTAAATTTCTATATCAAAAATGACTTACTCAAAAAGTTGGCTTATGTTTGGATTTTTCAAAATGCAATTTTGGTTATTTCGGTAGTTATCAGAACGTACTATTACATTATCGAACACGGATTGGCTTACAAAAGAATTGGTGTTTTGCTCTTTTTGGCTTTAACCACTTATGGATTGTTTTCTTTATTTGTGAAAATCAAGGAACACAAATCAAGTTTTTATTTGTGGAGAGTAAATAGTTGGGCAACTTATGCGATGCTCGTTTTTATGGCTTGTGTAAATTGGGATATGTTGATTGTCAAATATAATATTGAAAAATGTAAAACAGCAGAAGGCAAAGCTAAAATCGATGTAGGATTTATGGTAAGTCGTTCAGACCAGACGTTGCCTATTCTCTTAGAAAATCGTCAGTATATTGAGGATGATATGAAAAGGTTATATAGTAGGAACAAACCACATTTAGACTGGCGTATTGAAGATTATTTGGAAGAACAAAAAAAATACTCTTGGGTTTCTTGGAATTATGCTGATGCTAGTACAGTGAGTTTATTGGAAGAGGAATAA
- a CDS encoding mechanosensitive ion channel domain-containing protein, with translation MTFFTHYKSSFNSSFFITVLITFFLSTFSVFAQDSNLQDSSKNKKKDKLPLKEFVVDTLLQEQNDRSFIGKYSDYYFNIKELNKGVSKSGEFINRQTPQAAMEHFLSSCKEKDFQSAAYVLNLNLIPEKIRTEKAIILAEKLYYVMNKRISINWDDLPDRPDGQINQGNAGDKSIAGKAQKSIRFGSLSLDGRTIPLLLDRVKIEKEAPLWVISANTVENIELLYEEHGPSQLDRIVPKWGEFEILGIQVWKLIGLIVFALLCYLLGKLIAFLINKLVAQSDKIWVDEIGDKIATPIALATSVLSFYFIMNKFLSISGSFSPIFYAAMLIVVIGSFTWLILRIIEYAIDRIAETQVGDISEEENLESRRYLTHISVARRVFTFIIIIVGVGLVLSQFEFLQNLGISLMASAGVATVVLGVAAQSTLGNIIAGMQIAITKPARIGDTIYFESQYGIVEDIRFTYLIIKTWDERRVIIPLKHFITEPFENWSMNDPHLMKPIMIYTDFYIDVEKVRSKFSELLKESDNYDEKEPPKLQVIGSSKEGIEMRALCSAKDPSTAWDLHCDVREKLLKYVAELENGAYLAKERILIHK, from the coding sequence ATGACATTTTTTACTCACTACAAGTCCTCTTTCAACTCTTCATTTTTTATTACTGTCCTCATAACTTTTTTTCTCTCTACTTTTTCGGTTTTTGCTCAAGACAGTAATTTACAAGATAGCTCAAAAAACAAGAAAAAAGACAAACTACCCCTAAAAGAATTTGTAGTTGATACCCTTTTACAAGAACAAAATGACCGTTCGTTTATAGGAAAATATAGCGATTATTATTTCAACATAAAGGAACTGAACAAAGGAGTATCAAAGTCTGGAGAATTTATAAATCGACAAACTCCACAGGCTGCCATGGAACATTTTTTATCCTCTTGTAAAGAGAAAGACTTCCAGTCGGCTGCCTATGTATTGAATCTAAATTTAATTCCAGAGAAAATTCGTACTGAAAAAGCTATTATTCTTGCTGAAAAGCTATACTATGTAATGAATAAACGAATTAGCATTAATTGGGACGATTTGCCAGACCGACCAGATGGACAGATTAATCAAGGAAATGCAGGTGATAAATCTATTGCAGGAAAAGCACAAAAAAGTATTCGTTTTGGCTCTCTTTCCTTAGATGGAAGAACTATTCCTCTACTTTTGGATAGAGTAAAGATAGAAAAAGAAGCTCCTTTATGGGTAATTTCTGCTAATACAGTTGAGAATATAGAGCTTTTATACGAAGAACATGGTCCTTCACAATTAGATCGTATTGTTCCTAAATGGGGAGAATTCGAAATTTTAGGCATACAGGTTTGGAAACTAATTGGTTTGATAGTTTTTGCGCTCTTATGTTATTTGCTTGGAAAATTGATTGCTTTTTTGATAAACAAATTAGTTGCTCAATCTGACAAAATTTGGGTAGATGAAATAGGAGATAAAATAGCAACTCCGATTGCACTTGCAACAAGTGTGTTGAGTTTTTATTTTATAATGAACAAATTCCTTTCTATTTCTGGCTCATTTTCGCCTATTTTCTATGCTGCTATGCTTATTGTTGTGATTGGCTCTTTTACTTGGTTAATTTTGAGAATTATCGAATATGCAATTGACAGAATTGCTGAAACACAAGTTGGAGATATTTCAGAAGAGGAAAATTTAGAATCTAGGCGTTATCTGACTCATATTTCAGTTGCTCGTCGTGTCTTTACTTTCATCATTATTATTGTTGGTGTTGGTCTTGTTCTCTCTCAATTTGAATTTCTTCAGAACTTAGGTATTTCTTTAATGGCTTCGGCTGGTGTAGCTACGGTTGTTTTGGGTGTTGCAGCACAAAGTACGTTGGGAAACATAATTGCAGGAATGCAGATTGCTATCACAAAACCAGCAAGAATAGGTGATACTATTTACTTTGAAAGCCAATATGGAATAGTAGAAGATATTCGTTTTACCTATTTGATTATCAAAACTTGGGATGAGAGAAGAGTAATTATTCCCCTAAAACATTTCATTACTGAACCCTTTGAAAACTGGTCTATGAATGACCCACATCTAATGAAACCAATTATGATTTATACAGATTTTTATATTGATGTAGAAAAAGTAAGAAGTAAATTTTCAGAGCTTTTGAAAGAATCAGATAATTACGATGAAAAAGAACCACCCAAATTACAAGTAATTGGTAGTTCGAAGGAAGGAATCGAAATGCGTGCATTGTGTAGTGCAAAAGACCCTTCAACAGCTTGGGATTTGCATTGTGATGTTCGTGAAAAATTATTGAAATATGTAGCCGAGTTAGAAAATGGTGCTTATCTAGCTAAAGAAAGAATACTAATTCATAAATAG
- a CDS encoding sigma-54 dependent transcriptional regulator, giving the protein MPKKILIIDDEAAIRHTLRDILEYEKYEIDEAKDGQQGLDMLLINNYDVVLCDIKMPKMDGIEVLQKSTELGRENAFIMISAHGNIETAVECTKKGAFDFIEKPPDLNRLLVTIRNAMEKTKLVTETKTLKKKVPKTIDIIGESQAIHDVKETIEKVAPTDARVMITGPNGSGKELVAKWLHEKSERSSHLLVEVNCAAIPAELIESELFGHEKGSFTSAIKQRIGKFELADKGTLFLDEIGDMSLSAQAKVLRALQEHKITRVGGDKEIKVDVRVVAATNKNLKEEIKNGNFREDLYHRLGVILIKVPALNDRRDDIPLLVEHFLDQIANDYGEPKKKIDSAALKELQKNDWTGNIRELRNVVERLIIMSGKSITADDVKKHA; this is encoded by the coding sequence ATGCCAAAAAAAATTCTTATCATAGACGATGAAGCTGCCATTCGTCATACACTCCGAGATATTTTGGAGTATGAAAAATACGAAATAGATGAAGCCAAAGACGGACAGCAAGGTCTTGATATGTTGCTTATCAATAATTATGATGTAGTTTTGTGCGACATCAAAATGCCAAAAATGGATGGAATAGAAGTATTACAAAAATCTACTGAGCTAGGTAGAGAAAATGCTTTTATTATGATTTCAGCTCACGGAAACATTGAAACTGCTGTCGAATGCACCAAAAAAGGAGCGTTTGATTTTATCGAAAAACCACCTGATTTGAACCGTCTTTTAGTTACAATTCGTAATGCAATGGAAAAAACAAAGCTTGTTACGGAGACTAAAACGCTAAAGAAAAAAGTGCCTAAAACGATTGATATCATCGGAGAATCACAAGCAATTCATGATGTAAAAGAAACTATCGAAAAAGTTGCTCCTACTGATGCTCGTGTAATGATTACTGGACCAAACGGCTCTGGTAAAGAATTGGTTGCTAAGTGGTTACACGAAAAAAGTGAGCGTTCTTCGCATCTTTTGGTAGAGGTAAACTGTGCTGCCATTCCTGCTGAACTGATAGAAAGCGAACTTTTTGGACACGAAAAAGGCTCTTTTACTTCAGCTATCAAACAGCGCATTGGCAAATTTGAATTAGCTGACAAAGGGACTTTATTTCTTGATGAAATTGGAGATATGAGTCTTTCAGCACAAGCAAAAGTTTTACGTGCCTTGCAAGAACACAAAATTACTCGTGTCGGTGGCGACAAAGAGATTAAAGTTGATGTTCGTGTGGTGGCTGCGACAAATAAAAACTTGAAAGAAGAAATCAAAAATGGAAACTTTAGAGAAGATTTGTACCACCGTTTGGGTGTTATTTTGATAAAAGTTCCTGCTCTCAACGACCGTAGAGATGATATTCCTCTTTTGGTGGAACACTTTTTAGACCAAATAGCAAATGATTATGGAGAGCCTAAAAAGAAAATCGATTCGGCAGCTCTAAAAGAACTTCAAAAAAATGACTGGACAGGAAATATTCGTGAACTTCGAAATGTAGTTGAAAGACTTATCATTATGAGTGGAAAATCAATCACTGCAGATGATGTGAAGAAACATGCTTAG
- a CDS encoding NADH-quinone oxidoreductase subunit J: MEYIKGLKIIFGIIVILSALSVWYQKEVVKSSFSFLATMLGVAALFVLEGADFVAATHLAIYVGGVVVLLLFGIMFVHKISDEKIISDKQYKISGISLSILFVLLISSWIFRNNLTEFIPIRETSSNTDSSTLDEIARLFLTDYIIFFELGGILLTIALLGVAVLVGKEKKV, encoded by the coding sequence ATGGAGTACATAAAAGGTTTAAAAATCATTTTCGGAATAATCGTTATTCTAAGTGCTTTGAGTGTTTGGTATCAAAAGGAAGTTGTCAAGTCTTCGTTTTCTTTTTTGGCTACGATGCTTGGAGTAGCTGCACTTTTTGTTTTGGAAGGAGCTGATTTTGTAGCTGCAACACATTTGGCTATTTATGTGGGTGGAGTTGTAGTTCTGCTTTTGTTTGGGATTATGTTTGTTCATAAAATATCTGATGAAAAAATTATTTCTGATAAGCAGTATAAAATTTCAGGTATTTCACTTTCTATATTATTCGTTTTATTAATTTCTAGTTGGATTTTTAGAAATAATTTAACAGAGTTTATTCCTATTAGAGAAACTTCATCAAATACAGATAGTTCTACACTTGATGAAATAGCTCGTCTTTTTCTGACAGATTATATTATATTTTTTGAGTTAGGTGGGATTTTGCTCACAATTGCTCTCCTTGGAGTTGCTGTTTTGGTGGGAAAAGAAAAGAAAGTATAG
- a CDS encoding AAA family ATPase: MKKLPIGIQDFEKLRTGGFMYIDKTEKIFDLVDGAGYYFLSRPRRFGKSLLVSTLKEIFSGKRELFDDLWIEDKIEWKKFPVLHFSFTEIDYKKLGLEKAIEENLFYHASLFEITLEAKTITTQLQELVRKLHKKFNERVVILIDEYDKPIIDFLGKDEIHIAEENRDIMKNFYSPIKSLDPHLRFFFLTGVSRFSKVSIFSDLNNLNDISLEHYASDLLGYTEKEILHYFSDYITLIAKNKNISEKELTDEMREWYNGYNFRGIHKVYNPFSVLSFFKSQEFNNYWFKTGTPTFLIKLLAENEYYDIEEIETSLNALEKFEITNLNPVTILFQTGYFTIKDHLMADIYLLGYPNREVQNSMNQLLLAEYAKKETTETTSLLYQIKKSFDKNQLDKVFVYINALFADIPYQIFEDKKESYYHSIVHLIFSLLGYYTQSEVSTSEGRIDAVVETEKYIYILEFKVDNTAQNAIKQIKEKNYSEKYKSEKENGKTIYIIGVACNEKTIKEYLVEQI; the protein is encoded by the coding sequence ATGAAAAAATTACCAATAGGCATTCAAGATTTTGAAAAACTACGTACAGGTGGCTTTATGTATATTGACAAGACAGAAAAGATTTTTGATTTGGTCGATGGAGCAGGTTATTATTTTCTCTCTCGTCCTCGTCGTTTTGGTAAGTCTTTGTTAGTCAGTACATTAAAAGAGATATTTTCTGGGAAGAGAGAGCTTTTCGATGATTTATGGATTGAAGATAAAATTGAATGGAAAAAATTTCCTGTTTTGCATTTTAGTTTTACAGAAATAGATTACAAAAAATTAGGCTTGGAAAAAGCGATTGAAGAGAATCTATTTTATCATGCTAGTTTGTTTGAAATTACATTAGAAGCAAAAACTATCACTACTCAATTACAAGAATTAGTCAGAAAATTACACAAAAAATTTAATGAACGAGTAGTCATTCTAATTGATGAATACGACAAACCAATTATTGATTTTTTAGGAAAAGATGAAATTCATATTGCAGAAGAAAATAGAGATATAATGAAAAATTTTTATTCTCCTATCAAAAGTTTAGACCCTCATTTGCGTTTCTTTTTTCTGACAGGTGTTTCAAGATTTAGCAAAGTGTCTATTTTTTCGGATTTGAATAATTTGAATGATATTAGTCTAGAACATTATGCTTCTGATTTATTAGGCTATACAGAAAAAGAAATATTACATTACTTTTCTGATTATATTACTCTTATAGCTAAAAACAAGAATATTTCAGAAAAGGAATTAACAGATGAAATGCGTGAGTGGTATAATGGTTATAATTTTAGAGGAATACACAAGGTTTATAATCCATTTTCAGTACTTAGCTTTTTTAAAAGTCAAGAATTTAATAATTACTGGTTTAAAACAGGAACACCTACTTTTTTGATAAAATTACTAGCAGAAAATGAATATTATGATATTGAAGAAATAGAAACAAGTTTAAATGCCCTAGAAAAATTTGAAATTACTAACTTGAATCCAGTTACTATATTATTTCAGACAGGTTATTTTACAATTAAAGACCATTTAATGGCTGATATATATCTTTTGGGTTATCCTAATAGAGAGGTTCAAAACTCAATGAATCAACTATTATTAGCCGAATATGCAAAAAAAGAAACTACCGAAACAACAAGTTTATTATATCAAATAAAGAAAAGTTTTGATAAAAATCAGTTAGATAAAGTCTTTGTTTATATCAATGCGCTTTTTGCAGATATTCCTTATCAAATTTTTGAAGATAAAAAAGAAAGTTATTACCACAGTATTGTTCATTTGATTTTCAGTTTGTTAGGGTATTACACACAATCAGAAGTAAGTACCTCGGAAGGTAGAATCGATGCCGTCGTAGAGACAGAAAAATACATTTATATTTTAGAATTTAAAGTAGATAATACTGCCCAAAATGCAATCAAGCAAATAAAAGAAAAGAACTATTCAGAAAAATACAAATCTGAAAAAGAAAACGGTAAAACAATTTATATCATTGGGGTAGCTTGTAACGAAAAAACAATCAAAGAGTATTTAGTAGAACAAATTTAG